The proteins below are encoded in one region of Amycolatopsis magusensis:
- a CDS encoding alpha/beta fold hydrolase, producing the protein MHNGRVTANGIDFSYVEQGQGPLALLLHGFPESGDVTYRHLIPALAAAGYRAVAPNMRGFAPTALPADGSMLLGDLVDDVNALHEALDGDEKAILVGHDWGAGMAWSAAVAAPQRWSRVVVSDVPPLRFFAAYANTFEGIENLNHFWFFQMDMADEVLAADDMAWLRQGLQEKWTGPGFDATEEFEGTRKALGEPARLRAALDLYRTNFGPQQMGTPEWAAEHGALWGTLPSQPTLYLHGTEDKSVVMDEATLTAIGAALSEGSEAAFVEGAGHIVPAEKPERYNELVLAFLGKTA; encoded by the coding sequence TTGCACAACGGGCGCGTCACCGCCAACGGCATCGACTTTTCCTACGTAGAACAAGGGCAGGGGCCGCTGGCCCTGTTGCTCCACGGTTTCCCCGAGTCCGGGGACGTCACCTACCGCCACCTGATCCCCGCGCTGGCCGCGGCGGGCTACCGGGCCGTCGCGCCGAACATGCGGGGCTTCGCTCCCACTGCGCTCCCGGCGGACGGCAGCATGCTCCTCGGCGATCTCGTCGACGATGTCAACGCCCTGCACGAGGCACTGGACGGGGACGAGAAGGCGATCCTGGTCGGCCACGACTGGGGCGCCGGGATGGCCTGGAGCGCCGCGGTCGCGGCGCCGCAGCGCTGGTCCCGGGTCGTGGTCAGCGACGTGCCGCCACTGCGGTTCTTCGCCGCCTACGCGAACACGTTCGAAGGGATCGAGAACCTGAACCACTTCTGGTTCTTCCAGATGGACATGGCGGATGAGGTGCTGGCCGCCGACGACATGGCGTGGCTGCGGCAGGGCCTGCAGGAGAAGTGGACCGGCCCCGGGTTCGACGCCACCGAGGAGTTCGAGGGAACGCGGAAGGCGCTGGGCGAGCCCGCCCGGCTGCGTGCGGCCCTCGACCTCTACCGGACCAACTTCGGGCCCCAGCAGATGGGCACCCCGGAATGGGCCGCTGAACACGGCGCGCTGTGGGGCACCCTGCCGAGCCAGCCGACCCTGTACCTGCACGGCACCGAGGACAAGAGCGTCGTCATGGACGAAGCGACCCTGACGGCCATCGGGGCAGCCCTCTCCGAGGGTTCGGAAGCCGCCTTCGTCGAAGGAGCCGGGCACATCGTCCCGGCGGAGAAGCCCGAGCGCTACAACGAACTCGTGCTCGCCTTCCTCGGCAAAACGGCCTGA
- a CDS encoding primosomal protein has protein sequence MAQDIVPVELGLPQGDLVTLWAPRWREDGEEWEAFLGDEEDLYAFPDAAHLAAFVRTAEQHDLIDHPAWSVVPALNVPELIPDDDHSYDLVGVPELVAEEPDSWTIGELAEIVGIVRSLADVCELEEVHEVLDSCEGFSLLEQGRLPFTGREGERLWTDLSEAVSEKWDVVLDAIDGLVTVPDVDATLLEQTAEELATFLEESAEAEAAAAEGTGEDLDRVDSDDDEAEAEEEPLPTGFWAEVGIDPIKIVTKTDEYYTLRCFLDDEPVFLGSGGQIDVYGSPRALGRALAEPKELAGSDLAEVSTWDEVLAKATGGDLEIEVHPDNSYVLAGLDEDIAEGIDAIDPTQLELAVELLTDAADWAEDDSVAEALQKSESLGWLINFVIEPDPTRLAPSAPFDAEEGAWRKLVESFEDRLRTH, from the coding sequence ATGGCACAGGACATCGTCCCGGTCGAGCTCGGGTTGCCGCAGGGTGACCTGGTGACCCTGTGGGCACCTCGCTGGCGCGAAGACGGTGAGGAGTGGGAAGCCTTCCTCGGCGACGAGGAGGACCTGTACGCCTTCCCCGACGCCGCCCACCTCGCCGCGTTCGTCCGGACGGCCGAACAGCACGACCTGATCGACCACCCGGCGTGGAGCGTGGTGCCCGCGCTGAACGTCCCGGAGCTGATCCCCGACGACGACCACTCCTACGACCTGGTCGGCGTGCCCGAGCTGGTCGCCGAGGAGCCGGACTCCTGGACCATCGGCGAACTCGCCGAGATCGTCGGCATCGTGCGCTCGCTCGCGGACGTCTGCGAGCTCGAAGAGGTGCACGAGGTGCTCGACAGCTGCGAGGGCTTCTCGCTGCTGGAGCAGGGCAGGCTGCCCTTCACCGGCCGCGAGGGCGAGCGGCTGTGGACCGACCTGTCCGAGGCCGTGTCCGAGAAGTGGGACGTGGTGCTCGACGCGATCGACGGCCTGGTCACCGTGCCGGACGTGGACGCCACCCTGCTGGAGCAGACCGCCGAAGAGCTGGCCACCTTCCTGGAGGAGTCGGCCGAGGCCGAAGCCGCCGCGGCCGAAGGCACCGGCGAGGACCTCGACCGCGTCGACAGCGACGACGACGAGGCGGAAGCCGAAGAGGAACCGCTGCCCACCGGTTTCTGGGCCGAGGTCGGCATCGACCCGATCAAGATCGTCACCAAGACCGACGAGTACTACACGCTGCGCTGCTTCCTCGACGACGAACCGGTCTTCCTCGGTTCCGGCGGCCAGATCGACGTCTACGGCTCGCCGCGCGCGCTGGGCCGGGCGCTGGCCGAGCCCAAGGAACTGGCGGGCAGCGACCTGGCCGAAGTGTCCACTTGGGACGAAGTGCTGGCCAAGGCCACCGGCGGTGACCTGGAGATCGAGGTCCACCCGGACAACAGCTACGTGCTGGCCGGGCTGGACGAGGACATCGCCGAGGGCATCGACGCGATCGACCCGACCCAGCTGGAGCTGGCCGTCGAGCTGCTCACCGACGCCGCCGACTGGGCCGAGGACGACAGCGTCGCCGAGGCGCTGCAGAAGTCGGAAAGCCTGGGCTGGCTGATCAACTTCGTGATCGAGCCGGACCCGACGCGGCTGGCGCCGAGCGCGCCGTTCGACGCCGAGGAAGGCGCCTGGCGCAAGCTGGTCGAGTCCTTCGAGGACCGCCTCCGCACGCACTAG
- the rho gene encoding transcription termination factor Rho, whose translation MTTHGILDIVRNRAQVRADGYLPGPDDVTISQKVVRDLGLRRGDLIGLGDDGEVTAVNGRDPRYRPRPAFADLVPLYPNERLRLETEQHAVTARVIDLVMPVGKGQRALIVAPPKAGKTTVLQDIAHGISKNHPECHLMLVLVGERPEEVTDLSRAVPGEVIAATFDHPPADHTALAELAIERAKRLVEQGRDVVVLLDSLTRLGRAYNLAAPASGRILSGGVDSTALTPPKRFLGAARNIENGGSLTIFATALVDTGSVGDTVIYEEYKGTGNAELHLDRRLASRRIFPAIDLPRSGTRRDDLLVPAAERTAVATLRRALHTREDALPTLLKSLHPTQTNHDFLTHLTHP comes from the coding sequence ATGACCACCCACGGAATACTCGACATCGTGCGCAACCGCGCACAGGTCAGGGCGGACGGCTACCTGCCGGGCCCCGACGACGTGACCATCTCGCAGAAGGTGGTTCGCGACCTCGGCCTGCGCCGCGGTGATCTCATCGGTCTCGGCGACGACGGCGAGGTGACCGCGGTCAACGGCCGCGATCCGCGATACCGCCCCAGGCCGGCCTTCGCCGACTTGGTTCCCTTGTACCCCAACGAAAGACTCCGGCTGGAGACCGAGCAGCACGCGGTCACCGCGCGGGTCATCGACCTGGTGATGCCGGTCGGCAAGGGCCAGCGCGCGCTCATCGTGGCGCCGCCGAAAGCCGGGAAAACCACTGTGCTGCAGGACATCGCGCACGGCATCAGCAAGAACCACCCGGAGTGCCACCTGATGCTGGTGCTGGTCGGCGAGCGGCCGGAAGAGGTGACCGACCTTTCGCGCGCGGTGCCCGGCGAGGTGATCGCCGCGACCTTCGACCACCCGCCCGCGGACCACACCGCGCTCGCCGAACTCGCCATCGAACGCGCCAAGCGCCTGGTCGAACAGGGGCGGGACGTGGTGGTACTGCTGGATTCGCTGACGCGGCTGGGGCGTGCCTACAACCTGGCCGCCCCCGCGTCCGGGCGAATCCTGTCCGGTGGCGTGGATTCCACCGCGCTGACGCCGCCGAAGCGGTTTCTGGGGGCCGCGCGGAACATCGAAAACGGGGGCTCGCTGACCATATTCGCCACCGCGCTGGTCGACACCGGTTCAGTCGGTGACACGGTGATCTACGAGGAGTACAAAGGCACCGGCAACGCCGAACTGCACCTGGACCGCCGCCTGGCGAGCAGGCGGATCTTCCCCGCCATCGACCTCCCCCGCTCCGGCACCCGCCGGGACGACCTCCTGGTCCCCGCCGCCGAACGCACCGCCGTCGCCACCCTGCGCCGAGCCCTCCACACCCGCGAAGACGCCCTCCCCACCCTCCTCAAATCCCTGCACCCCACCCAAACCAACCACGACTTCCTAACCCACCTAACCCACCCCTAA
- a CDS encoding DEAD/DEAH box helicase, giving the protein MSTQPAPSPQRLDGRIPAVPEPDALFEAFADWAADRGLQLYPAQEEALIEVVSGANVILSTPTGSGKSMVAVGAHFTALAHGKRSYYTAPIKALVSEKFFQLVEIFGPEHVGMMTGDSSVNADAPIICCTAEILANIALRFGAGAEVGQVVADEFHFYSEPDRGWAWQIPILELPNAQFVLMSATLGDVSFFEKDLTRRTGRDTAVVTSAERPVPLTYRYALTPMHETMSELLHGGQAPVYVVHFSQAAAVERAQTLMSINVCSKAEKEAIADLIGEFRFAAGFGKTLSRLVRHGIGVHHAGMLPKYRRLVEQLAQAGLLKVICGTDTLGVGINVPIRTVVFSALTKYDGIRQRHLKAREFHQIAGRAGRAGFDTDGYVVVEAPDHVIENAKALEKAGDDPKKKRKITRKKAPEGFVNWTESTFERLVAAEPEPLTSSFRVSHSMLLNVISRPSNAFDSMRHLLEDNHEDRPAQRKHILRAIAIYRALLAAGVVERLPEPDEQGRIVRLTVDLQFDFALNQPLSPLALAAIELLDTGSPSYALDVVSIVESIVDDPRPVLSQQQFKARGEAVQAMKAEGIEYDERMELLENVSYPKPLEELLEVAYRSYRQGHPWVDDYQLSPKSVVRDMYERAMNFVEYIGYYQLARSEGLVLRYLADTYDTLRHTVPDEAKTEPLQDLIEWLGELVRQVDSSLLDEWEALRHPDSDDPHAPPTLPEGPPPVTRNERAFRVLVRNQLFRRVELAARRAYHALGELDSSSGWTAEDWEDAMEDYFEEHDDLGTGPDARGPALLLIEKEPELWKVRQIFDDPAGDHDWGISAEVDLAASDEAGTAVLHITGVDRL; this is encoded by the coding sequence ATGAGCACACAGCCCGCACCGAGCCCCCAGCGACTCGACGGCCGCATCCCGGCGGTCCCCGAGCCAGACGCCCTGTTCGAAGCCTTCGCCGACTGGGCCGCCGACCGCGGCTTGCAGCTGTACCCGGCGCAGGAAGAAGCCTTGATCGAGGTGGTCTCCGGCGCCAACGTGATTCTGTCGACCCCGACCGGATCAGGCAAGAGCATGGTGGCCGTCGGCGCGCACTTCACCGCACTGGCGCACGGCAAGCGCAGCTACTACACCGCGCCGATCAAGGCGCTGGTCTCGGAGAAGTTCTTCCAGCTCGTCGAGATCTTCGGGCCGGAGCACGTCGGCATGATGACCGGCGACTCCAGCGTCAACGCCGATGCCCCGATCATCTGCTGCACGGCCGAAATCCTGGCGAACATCGCGTTGCGCTTCGGTGCCGGGGCCGAGGTCGGCCAGGTGGTGGCCGACGAGTTCCACTTCTACAGCGAGCCGGACCGCGGCTGGGCGTGGCAGATCCCGATCCTCGAACTGCCGAACGCGCAGTTCGTGCTGATGTCGGCCACCCTGGGGGATGTCTCGTTCTTCGAGAAGGACCTGACCCGGCGCACCGGCCGCGACACCGCGGTGGTCACCTCGGCGGAACGGCCGGTTCCGCTGACCTACCGCTACGCCCTCACGCCGATGCACGAGACCATGTCCGAGCTGCTGCACGGCGGCCAGGCACCGGTGTACGTCGTGCACTTCTCGCAGGCGGCGGCGGTGGAGCGCGCGCAGACGCTGATGAGCATCAACGTGTGCAGCAAGGCGGAGAAGGAGGCCATCGCCGACCTGATCGGCGAGTTCCGCTTCGCCGCGGGCTTCGGCAAGACGCTGTCCCGGCTGGTGCGCCACGGGATCGGCGTGCACCACGCCGGCATGCTGCCGAAGTACCGGCGGCTGGTCGAGCAGCTGGCACAGGCCGGGCTGCTCAAGGTGATCTGCGGGACCGACACCCTCGGCGTCGGCATCAACGTGCCGATCCGCACCGTGGTGTTCAGCGCACTGACCAAATACGACGGCATCCGGCAGCGGCACCTCAAGGCACGCGAGTTCCACCAGATCGCCGGGCGCGCGGGCCGGGCGGGTTTCGACACCGACGGCTACGTCGTGGTGGAGGCGCCGGACCACGTCATCGAGAACGCCAAGGCGCTGGAGAAGGCGGGCGACGACCCGAAGAAGAAGCGGAAGATCACCCGCAAGAAGGCGCCCGAAGGGTTCGTCAACTGGACCGAAAGCACCTTCGAGCGGCTGGTCGCCGCCGAACCGGAGCCGCTGACGTCGAGCTTCCGGGTCAGCCACTCGATGCTGCTCAACGTGATCTCCCGGCCCAGCAACGCCTTCGACTCGATGCGGCACCTGCTCGAGGACAACCACGAGGACCGGCCGGCGCAGCGCAAGCACATCCTGCGCGCCATCGCGATCTACCGCGCGCTGCTCGCCGCGGGTGTGGTCGAGCGGCTGCCCGAGCCGGACGAGCAGGGCCGGATCGTCCGGTTGACCGTGGACCTGCAGTTCGACTTCGCGCTGAACCAGCCGCTGTCCCCGCTGGCGCTGGCCGCGATCGAACTGCTGGACACCGGGTCGCCGAGCTACGCACTGGACGTGGTGTCCATTGTGGAATCCATTGTGGATGATCCGAGGCCGGTGCTGTCGCAGCAGCAGTTCAAGGCCCGCGGCGAGGCCGTGCAGGCGATGAAGGCCGAGGGCATCGAGTACGACGAGCGGATGGAGCTGCTGGAGAACGTCAGCTACCCGAAGCCGCTGGAGGAACTGCTGGAGGTCGCCTACCGCAGTTACCGCCAGGGCCACCCGTGGGTCGACGACTACCAGCTCTCGCCGAAGTCCGTGGTGCGCGACATGTACGAGCGCGCGATGAACTTCGTGGAATACATCGGTTACTACCAGCTGGCGCGGTCGGAAGGGTTGGTGCTGCGGTACTTGGCCGACACCTACGACACGCTGCGGCACACCGTGCCCGACGAGGCGAAGACCGAGCCGCTGCAGGACCTCATCGAGTGGCTGGGCGAGCTGGTGCGCCAGGTCGACTCGAGCCTGCTGGACGAGTGGGAAGCCCTGCGCCACCCCGACTCCGACGACCCGCACGCGCCGCCGACCCTGCCCGAAGGGCCGCCGCCGGTCACCCGCAACGAGCGCGCTTTCCGCGTGCTGGTGCGGAATCAGCTCTTCCGCCGGGTGGAATTGGCGGCACGGCGGGCCTATCACGCGCTCGGCGAGCTGGATTCGTCCTCCGGCTGGACCGCCGAAGACTGGGAAGACGCGATGGAGGACTACTTCGAGGAGCACGACGACCTCGGCACCGGGCCGGACGCCCGCGGCCCGGCGTTGCTGCTGATCGAGAAGGAACCGGAGTTGTGGAAGGTGCGCCAGATCTTCGACGACCCCGCCGGTGACCACGACTGGGGCATCAGTGCCGAGGTCGACCTCGCGGCGTCGGACGAGGCGGGCACGGCGGTCCTGCACATCACCGGGGTGGACCGGCTCTAA
- a CDS encoding GNAT family N-acetyltransferase gives MQIREATAAELATLPALESASDSIFADLGFPPLPPPGSPEELATARLVLVAGTPPAGFARVEVVDGNAHLEQLAVHPSHFRQGVGTALVRAVLSWAREAGFPAVTLCTFSDIPWNGPFYRKLGFADFDDPSPGLQELRAHERALGLDDLGPRVVLRHPLAEH, from the coding sequence ATGCAGATCCGGGAAGCCACCGCCGCGGAGCTGGCCACCCTGCCGGCCCTCGAATCAGCGTCCGATTCGATCTTCGCCGACCTGGGGTTCCCGCCCCTGCCGCCGCCGGGCAGCCCGGAAGAGCTAGCCACCGCCCGGCTGGTGCTGGTCGCGGGAACCCCACCGGCCGGCTTCGCCCGCGTCGAGGTGGTCGACGGGAACGCACACCTCGAACAGCTGGCCGTGCACCCTTCGCACTTCCGGCAAGGCGTCGGCACCGCCCTCGTACGCGCGGTGCTCTCGTGGGCGCGGGAGGCCGGTTTCCCCGCGGTCACCTTGTGCACGTTCTCGGACATCCCGTGGAATGGCCCGTTCTACCGGAAACTGGGCTTCGCGGACTTCGACGACCCGAGCCCGGGCTTGCAGGAGCTACGAGCGCACGAACGTGCCCTGGGCCTGGACGACCTGGGCCCGCGAGTAGTCCTGCGCCACCCTCTCGCCGAGCACTGA
- a CDS encoding winged helix-turn-helix transcriptional regulator, which produces MKKRSYTCGLDAAVDVVGGKWKALILWALHSGPRRFGELRKDVPGISEKVLILQLREMEHCGLVHREVYREVPPKVEYSMTDFGQSLNEALIPLGEWGEKHRETIEAIPAA; this is translated from the coding sequence GTGAAGAAGCGCAGTTACACGTGTGGGCTCGACGCCGCCGTGGACGTGGTGGGCGGGAAGTGGAAGGCCCTGATCCTGTGGGCGCTGCACAGCGGCCCGCGACGCTTCGGGGAGCTGCGGAAGGACGTGCCGGGCATCAGCGAGAAGGTGCTGATCCTCCAGCTGCGCGAGATGGAGCACTGCGGCCTGGTGCACCGCGAGGTCTACCGCGAGGTTCCGCCCAAGGTGGAGTACTCCATGACCGACTTCGGCCAGTCGCTCAACGAAGCCCTCATTCCCCTCGGGGAGTGGGGCGAGAAGCACCGGGAGACCATCGAAGCGATTCCCGCTGCCTGA